A DNA window from Zingiber officinale cultivar Zhangliang chromosome 3A, Zo_v1.1, whole genome shotgun sequence contains the following coding sequences:
- the LOC122050601 gene encoding seipin-1-like — MDANFCKSHRRSMTEDAIRFDDEDLLTLPAGWLAQLVAFQAELIASSFLSLVSPFLYLYFQTREIPARVVRGAAAIARRFALGLLGALYAATFLLALLFISLLLGVALVRMWAEEPVLLRRPLHLDYTEANPTASVALAGGTWHSGRAVPPGHSVTVSLLILLPESDYNLLIGVFQVQAEVISSTGEIIAASSRPCMLRFRSFPVRLMRTLFMSIPLLLGISSETQEMSMEVLRYKESRAKRSGSIRVRLKPKAGTRDLPQLYESELLMRSQLPWSKELVNRWRWTFSLWTSLNVFFALLLTSACCFKFRPRRNRVENRRSEDLQDRERSKRRVSEDRRRAELVEGSASSTGGDVVEGGDQASESMDDSGELAASESSECKSVYYQ; from the exons ATGGATGCCAACTTCTGCAAAAGCCATCGGCGGTCGATGACTGAAGACGCCATCAGGTTCGACGACGAGGACCTCCTGACTCTCCCTGCCGGGTGGCTGGCGCAGCTGGTCGCCTTCCAAGCCGAGCTCAtcgcctcctccttcctctccctcGTCTCCCCCTTCCTCTATCTCTATTTCCAGACCCGTGAGATCCCCGCCCGCGTCGTCCGCGGCGCTGCTGCCATCGCCCGCCGCTTCGCCCTCGGCCTCCTCGGAGCCCTCTACGCGGCGACCTTCCTGCTAGCCCTCTTGTTCATTTCGCTCCTTCTCGGCGTCGCGCTAGTTCGGATGTGGGCGGAGGAGCCAGTGTTGCTGCGCCGCCCCCTGCATCTCGACTACACGGAAGCGAACCCCACCGCGTCCGTGGCGCTGGCCGGCGGCACGTGGCACTCAGGAAGGGCGGTGCCGCCGGGACACTCAGTGACGGTCTCGCTCCTTATCCTGCTGCCTGAGTCTGATTACAATCTCCTGATCGGCGTCTTCCAG GTACAAGCCGAAGTAATTTCCTCGACCGGAGAAATAATCGCAGCGTCGAGCCGTCCCTGCATGCTCCGATTCCGAAGCTTCCCGGTGAGGCTAATGCGGACGTTGTTCATGAGTATCCCTCTTTTGCTGGGGATTTCCAGTGAGACTCAGGAGATGAGCATGGAGGTGCTGAGATACAAGGAAAGCAGAGCAAAGAGGAGCGGCTCGATCAGAGTGAGATTGAAGCCGAAAGCCGGGACTAGGGATCTGCCACAGCTTTACGAATCAGAGCTCCTGATGAGATCGCAGCTCCCTTGGTCCAAGGAGCTGGTGAACCGATGGAGGTGGACATTCTCTTTGTGGACTTCGCTCAACGTCTTCTTCGCGCTTCTCCTCACGTCGGCTTGCTGCTTCAAGTTCAGGCCGAGGAGGAACAGAGTTGAGAATCGGCGTTCGGAGGATTTACAGGATAGGGAGAGAAGCAAGAGGAGGGTGTCGGAAGATCGTCGTAGGGCGGAGTTGGTGGAGGGATCGGCTTCGAGCACCGGCGGCGACGTCGTCGAGGGAGGAGATCAGGCGAGCGAGAGTATGGACGATTCGGGTGAGTTAGCGGCTTCCGAGTCTTCTGAATGTAAATCTGTGTATTATCAatga